From the genome of Thermodesulfovibrionales bacterium:
TATATCCTATTACAAAGGCATTCAGATATGCCCAGAAGGAAGGAATGTTCACAACCCTTCTGATGTCAACAGGCCTTACCTTTGGTTCAATCTCTGCCCTTTTTGGATTCACCCACGGGATAATTGACCAGCAACAGTATTCCCTTCTTATTGCCGCAATAATAGGAAGTGCAGTTATACCCACATTGATAGCAAATACCTTCTTTATACCCCATTATCTATTGCCGAAAAAGCGGGAGGAATAGAAGTGAAAATGTGAAGGAGGAAGCCATGTTAAAAAAAATACTTGTTGCCTTTGATGGTTCACCTCAGTCCTATCAGGCCTTTGAATTCAGCCTTGAGCTCTCAAAGCTCTGCCCTGGTGCTGCGCCGGAGATAATAGTACTCTCTGTTGCCCAGCCACCTGAACCAGCAGACATTGTTGAGATGGATGCCATAATTGACAGTGCAAGGCAGCATTATGAAGAGTTATTCAGGAACTTAAGGGATAAGGCAAAGGAGAAGAATCTTGAGATAAAAACAGAGGTTGTCGTGGGGCATCCAGCAGACCAGATAGTGCGGTATGCGAGGGAGAATAAATGTGATATGATTGTCCTTGGTCAGAGGGGTAAGTCAAAGATAGAGAACTGGCTTCTCGGCTCGGTATCGAAAAGGGTGGCAACCTATGCACCATGCACAGTGACAATAGTCAAATAGTGAAAAAGAGCAGAGTGCAACAGTTAACTGATAAATATTCATTAATAAAACTACTGCTCAAAATATAGACTTAGGGTTATTAAAGAGGCGACTGTCAATGGCTGAAATAGTTAAATTATCAGAATCATCTCCAGTACAAAAATACTCAAATTTGGAGGAAGTATAATCCTAAAGAAGATGAAGGAATATCTTCACCAGGTTATAGACATACAGTCTGGAAGAATAAGATACGACTTTGCAGAGAGGCTTGACAGAAGCAAACTTAACTTTCGCTTGGAGATGATACAGAGAATAGAGGCGACTATTGAAGGGATAGAAACAGCAATAAAAAAGGGGATGGCTGAAAGGCAGAAAGGCGAAGAAGAGGTTGAAAATAGAAAGGCTATACTGATGGAGATGGCTGATAAAATTAAGGATTTAGAAGGAAGGCTTGAGGTGATAAAGAAAGAGGTCCTGTCGTGACCTTCTTCTGCCCCAGTTGCTGGAAGGAGATCGAAGAAAAGCACAGGGTCTGTCCGTACTGCAGTGCTGACATAACCGAGCATGAAAAAAAGGGCTTTGAAGATAAACTTATAAATGCCCTGAGGCACCGTGAAAGAGAGACAGTCCAGAGGGCTGTCTGGATACTGGGAAGATTAAAGAGCATAAAGGCCGTAAAACCTCTCATAGAACTCTTTGGGCTAACAGATGATCCCTTCTTAAAGAGGGATATTCTTCAGGCACTTTATGGTATACACACAGAGAAAGCAATAGCCTTTATAAAAGATTGTCTTAACTCGGAAACACGCCTGGTAAAGAAAAAGGCAGAGGAGTTGATTATGAAAGACCGAAAAAACTTGCTATCTAAAAGAATGTTTTAGAAAATTTCCCATTTGCTTTACCGTCTCTTCCTTTACATATTATTTTTATGGCGATTTCACCTGTCCATGAGGTCCCTAACTATTTAGAGAAGAGGATTCTGGAGGGGATTGCAAGAGAAGTTTCTTAAAGGTTATCTTATTAAGAGATGATAACTCTCTCCAGTTTAAGGGCAAAGGGAAAATCCTCATGAGGAGAGTAATCTTGACACCGGATTATGGATTGGAAAGAGAATTAAAAAACGATGGAGCTTGATGCTATACTTACTTTATTGAGAAAAGGTAAATAGACAGAGGGATTATTAAAGATGCCTTTTATGATCAAAGTATTAATAAATGACCTTGTGCTTGAGGCAGAGCTTTTTGATACAGACTGCGCAAGATCGATCTACAACACCCTTCCGTTAGAATCACATATACACGAATGGGGTGATGAGTTCTATTTCCCCATTCCCCTCGCTATGGAGCTTGATGAGACTGCCACTACTTCTGTAAAAGCAGGTGATATTGGTTACTGGCCTCCGGGAAGGGCTATTGCCATATTCTTTGGACCAACACCTCTAAGCACAGGTGATGACCCTGTGCCTGCAAGTGATGTAAACATAGTTGGAAGACTTCTTTCAGATCCGAAAGCCTTAAAAAATGCAAAAGGTGCCAGTAAGATAAGGATTGTACCTGCCTGATATGCCTTCTTTATCACTGCGAATAATCTATCAGGCTCTTTTTAAACAGCAGATCGGTAAAAGACAAAGTCTTCAGATTTAATATTCCCCTAATCTGCCGATAGAAATCTATGATAGTCTTACAATTAAAAGGCAGCTGTGCCGAAAAGGCAATACCATGGCCCAAAAAATCAAAGATTTTTTGGAGACCCCTTCTGCTACACCTTATACTGAATACCCAGAAAACATATGGCCTTTATTAACCACATCACAAAACTCACCTTCATGGTGAATAAGGCTATTATCAAGTGAATAATAAATTCTGTCGCTCTGTAAAGACTTTAAGGCGTGCCTGCCCTTTTTCTATTCGGCAAATTAGAGTATTCATAATTTCTTCATATTTTTTAATTAAAATTTTATAAAAAAGGAGTGTCTCATGAAGGTATTAACAGCAGGATTGCTTCTGTATATTGCTCTGCTCGTAGCAGGCTGTAAAGCAGAAAAATACGGTGTGGAAATTAAAGAGGATGTCCAGACTGTAAGAATAAAGGATGTAATGCTTAATCCATCCCTTCAGGGAAAGGTCGTTAATCTAGAAGGTATAATAGTAACGCAGTGCATGTCAAATGGCTGCTGGTTCTTTCTGCATGATGGTACAGGTCAGATATTTATAGATCTTTCTGTAAAGGGCTTTTCTATTCCACCAAGGACTGGTAAAAAGGCACGGGTCAGAGGTATTGTTCAGAAGAGTGAAAATGGCTTTCTGATAATCGCAGAGGGTGTTGAGATAAGATAATGTCCTTTATTAAGCTTGCATTTAAAAATCTACTCAGGCATCGTATTAGGAGTATTCTCACTTTGACAGGAATAACTACCTCGGTGGCAGTGCTCTTTTCTGTTCTATCCTTTAACAGAGGTTTTGAAAGAGGGCTTGAAAGGGAACTTGAAAGAACTGGCATTCATTTTATGATTGTACCATCAGGCTGTCCTCATGAAGTTGCCTCACTTGTGCTCCATGGCGCTGTGATACCTAAATTTCTTGACCTGAAAGTAATGGAACATCTAAGGAATGTCCGTGAAATTGAACTGGCATCTCCCTTTCTTGTAGGTCAGATTCCCAATCCTGAAAAAGGAAGGATAGATCTGATATACGGTTTGGAGATGAAGCACCTGAGGAGGTTGAAACCATCATGGAAAGTAATAGGTTCCATACCAGAAAGTGATAATGAAGTAATCATTGGTGCAGAAATTGCCTCACATGACAGAATTAATATCGGTGATATCATAAATTATCCTTCAGTAAAAAGAACATTCCGTGTAGCAGGGATACTTGAGAGAACAGGTGGTCAGGATGATGCCTTTATATACATGCCTCTCAAGTCGGCTCAGGATTTATTTAATAGGCCAGAAGGCTCAACAGCAATTGGAGTCAGGGTCTCAGATCCAGCAAATTTAAATAAGGTTATCGAAGAACTATCACGAGATATACCGGGAATACAGATTGTTACCATGGGACAGGTCATGAATAGCCTTTCATCCCTTGCCAGTTCAGGTAAGGTTCTGAGTCTTTCTATGGCAGTAATAGCAATACTGATAAGTGCATCAGGAGTAATGAACTCAATACTTATGTCTGTTTTTGAGCGAACTCAGGAGATAGGTATGATGCGAGCTGTAGGTGCATCGAGATTCGATATTTTCAGGATAATACTTAAAGAGACAGTGATACTCACATTAACTGGTGGCATCACGGGTATCTTTCTTGCAAACATAGGATCAGGAATAATTGAATTCTTTGTGAGGAAATTCATACCTTATGTGCCATCTGGAAGTATGATATCCTTTGAGCCCGAGCTTGCTGCTTTGTGCATATTCTTTTCTTTATTTACAGGAATACTTTCAGGTTTCTATCCGGCATGGAAGGCTTCAAAGATTACACCAATTGAGGCTATAAGGGGATGATAGAGCTTAAAGGTGTATACAAAACCTACAGAAGGGGAGCAGAGGATGTTCACGCCCTCAAAGGAATAGACCTGACTGTGTCCAAGGGTGAGTTTATATCTATAGTGGGACCATCAGGTTCGGGGAAGACTACGCTGTTGCATTTAATGGGCTGCCTCGATAAACCAACAAAGGGTATTATTAAAATTGATGGACTGGAGATTGAAGGTCTGCAGGAATCTGCTCTTGTTGAGATAAGGAGAAAAAAGATAGGATTTGTCTTCCAGCAATTTTATCTCATCCCGGGACTCAGTGTTTTTGACAATGTTACTCTTCCACTTTTATTTTCACGAAAAAAGGTTGATCGAGCAAAGATAATCTCACTTCTTGAATTAGTAGGGCTTGACAGAAAGTCTGACAGGCTTCCAAACCAGTTAAGCGGTGGCGAGATGCAGAGGGTTGCAATTGCCAGGGCACTGGTGAATGACCCTGAAATTATCCTAGCCGATGAGCCATCAGGAAATCTTGATTCTGAAAACAGTGAAAAAATATTTAGTGTCCTGAAATCTCTCAATGATAGAGGTTTTACTGTAGTACTTATAACCCATAATCCTGAACTGGCAAAAAGGGCAGACAGGGTTGTAAGACTTAAAGACGGGCTCATTCAGGTTGACACCCTTTAGCGCTGTTTGCTTTATCCCCTAAGCCTTTCTATAATATATTGAAGTTTCTTCATTCTGAGTCCAAAAGGAAATTGGCATGTTTGAGCTAGATATACCTGGATTTGGAATTCTGAGACTTGAGCATCTTGTCTCAGATTTTACTGGCACACTCTCTGTAGATGGAAGATTGATACCAGGGGTAAAAGAAAGGCTTAATGAACTGTCAGAACATTTAAAGATTCACATCCTTACAGCAGATACCTTTGGAAGAGCAAAGGAAGAGCTCAAGGATATAAATTGCGAGGTCCATATCCTTAAAGGCGAAGACCATGATATACAGAAGGAAGAATATGTAAAAAAACTCGGACCTGAAAGGGTCATAGCCTTTGGAAATGGAAATAATGACACAAGGATGCTCAAGACAGCAAGGCTTGGTGTGGCTGTAATAATTGATGAGGGATGTTCTGGAGATGCCATGAGGTCAGCAGATATAATTGTTAAATCCATTACCGATGGCCTTGACCTTCTACTGAATCCAAAGAGATTGAAGGCAACTCTAAGATTTTAGATATTTATGTTATAATTTTCCATGACACTTCCTGAGATTTTCAAAAAATATAAAGTAAAGCTAGCCTATATCTTTGGTTCACAAAAAGAAAAGGGTATGCTCTTTCTTAAAGGCAGATATGTTTTACCTGAAAAGGGGACTGACCTTGATATAGGCGTGGTCTTTGATGGTCTGCCAGAAAAAAAGAGTGAAACCTATGGAGAACTTTATGCAGACCTTACAGAATTTTTTGAACCCTTTAATATTGACCTTGTCTTTCTTGAAGAAACCAGTTCTCTATTTCAGTATGAAGCCATAAAGGGTGAAATTTTATATTATGAAGATGAACTTTTTGTTGATGATTATGAAGAAAAAATAATGAAGAAGGCGTCAGATTTATCTTTCAAAAAAACTGAGTTTGAAAGGGATTTCTTTGAGGCAGTACGGGATGGTTATTTCGAGCTTGAGAACAGATAAGATAGAGAAAAACCTTCATCTAATACAGGAATTTATTCTGGGGATGAAAGAACTTTCAAGATTATCTTTAGAAGAATTCCTCTCTGACAAAAGGAATCCAGCTGCTGCGGAGAGCTATCTCAGGAGAGCTCTGGAAACCATATTTGACACATGCAGGCATATCCTTGCCAAGAGCTATGGTTTTAAAGAGCTTGAGTATAAAGAGATTGCAAAAAAGTTTGGCGAGAAGATAATATCTGACAAGGACTATTCCAGAATACTTATAAAGATGGCTGGTTACAGAAATAGGATGGTTCATATGTATCATGAGGTCTCTGCTGAGGAGCTCTATGAGATCATAAAAAATAACCTGTCGGACATAGAGAGATTTATAACAGAAGTAACAAGGTTTTTAGAGCATTACAAAAAAGGCAAAGGTTAGATGAGGACACAGATTAGGGTTACTATTTTTTCATTTTTCCTATTTCTATCCTTCCATCCATTATGTCATGCCTCTACACTAGAAGAGATAAAAGCCCGCGGTTATCTCCTCTGGGGTTCTGATGCTGAAGGCGGAGCACCCTATGTCTTTCCCCATCCTGAAGATCCCTCAAGATTAATAGGTTTTGAGGTTGATATTGCAGAGGCAATTGCACGGGAACTGGGCGTTAAACAGAAGATGGTCCAGAATGCCTGGGACAGTCTTATTCCGGGCCTTGAAAGAGGTGACTATGATATTGCCATGAATGGTATAGAGATAACTCCTGACAGGGCAAGAAGGATTCTCTTTTCAATTCCCTACTATGTTTATACAGAACAGCTTGTTGTGAGGGCAGATAATAAGGAAATAAATTCGCTTTCTGATCTTAAAGGTAAAAAGGTCGGCACTCTCTCAGGTGCTGTTGCACACAGGATGCTTGAGGAGATCGGTGGTGTGAAGATAGTTGTCTATTCGGGTGTTGTTGAACCCTATGAAGACCTTGCCCTTGGAAGACTCGATGCCGTATTCCTGGACCTGCCCATTGCTGCCTATTATGCAAAACCTGACAGAAGATTAAGGTATGCCGGCGAACCTGTAGGTGAGGGATTTTATGGAATTGCCATAAGAAAAGAAGACAGAGAGCTTAAAGAGGCAATTGATAGCGCACTGAGAAAACTTATCAGAACAGGAGAGCTCAAGAGGATTTATGAAAAATGGGACATGTGGAATAGTGCTCAGATNAAGCTTTATACAATGGCTGAAGAGAGCTATCCTGAACTTGAGACAATGAAAGAGGCACCCCTTTCAAGATTTATTCCCAATCTCCTTAAAGGTGCAGGTCTTACTATAGTCATATCAGTTATATCAATGGCACTGGCAATAGTCTTTGGTCTGATTTTAACCATAATCAGACTTTATGGAGGAACCCCTCTTAGCTCCTTTGCTACAGCCTATATAGAGGTGTATCGTGGAACCCCTTTACTTATCCAGCTTTATATACTTTACTATGGCTTACCAAATATCGGTATCTCCCTTAGTCCCTTCACTGCAGCTGTGCTTGGACTCGGTATGAATTATGCAGCCTATGAGGCAGAGCTCTACAGAGCTGGAATAAATGCTGTGTCAAAAGGACAGATGGAGGCAGCCCTTTCCCTGGGCATGACCAGAGGGCTTGCACTGAAAAGGATAGTCCTTCCACAGGCATTCAGGATCGCCCTTCCGGGTGTAACAAATGATTTCATAGCCCTCTTTAAGGATTCATCCCTCGTCTCAGTAATAGCCATGGTAGAGCTAACAAAGACATATACCATACTTGCTGCAAACACATTAAGATTCTTTGAGCTTGGTCTTATTGTGGCAATCCTTTATTTTGGAATGAGTTATCCCCTTTCAATACTTGCAAGAAGGCTTGAAGAGAGACTTAAAGGTAAGAATCGGAGCAGGAAGTGGAGCTCATAAGGATTATAGATCTTTACAAATATTATGGAGAGGTCCCTGTTCTTAAGGGAATAAATCTCTCTGTTAAAAAGGGTGAAGCCATTGCCATTATTGGACCATCAGGTAGCGGTAAGAGTACACTCCTCAGATGCATTAATGGACTTGAATTGTTCCAGAGAGGTGAAGTAATAGTTGATGGAATAGAACTCCATTCAATAAATAAAAAGAGACCCTCGGCTCAGGACAGGGAGGCTATGCAGAAGGTAAGGCTTCTTGCAGGCATGGTCTTTCAGCAGTTCAATCTTTTTCCTCACATGACTGTTCTTGAAAATATAATAGAAGCTCCTGTAAGGGTTTTAAAGATAAACAGAGAGGAAGCAACAGAGTATGCCATATCACTATTAAAGAGAGTAGGACTTCAGGAAAAGCTTAAAAGATACCCTGATGAACTCTCAGGCGGAGAACAGCAGAGGGTTGCAATTGTCCGTGCCCTAGCAATGAGGCCCGAGGTAATGCTCTTTGATGAGCCCACTTCATCACTCGATCCTGAGATGGTTGGTGAGGTTCTTTCTGTAATAAAAGACCTCATATATGAGGGTCTCACAACTCTCATATCAACCCATGAGATGGATTTTGCGAAGGATGTGGCAGACAGGGTAGTTGTCCTGGACAGGGGTGAGATTATTGAAGAAGGAGATCCCGAAAAGATATTTACAGATCCCTCACAGGAAAGAACAAGATT
Proteins encoded in this window:
- a CDS encoding universal stress protein; translation: MLKKILVAFDGSPQSYQAFEFSLELSKLCPGAAPEIIVLSVAQPPEPADIVEMDAIIDSARQHYEELFRNLRDKAKEKNLEIKTEVVVGHPADQIVRYARENKCDMIVLGQRGKSKIENWLLGSVSKRVATYAPCTVTIVK
- a CDS encoding HEAT repeat domain-containing protein, with protein sequence MTFFCPSCWKEIEEKHRVCPYCSADITEHEKKGFEDKLINALRHRERETVQRAVWILGRLKSIKAVKPLIELFGLTDDPFLKRDILQALYGIHTEKAIAFIKDCLNSETRLVKKKAEELIMKDRKNLLSKRMF
- a CDS encoding cyclophilin-like fold protein, with protein sequence MIKVLINDLVLEAELFDTDCARSIYNTLPLESHIHEWGDEFYFPIPLAMELDETATTSVKAGDIGYWPPGRAIAIFFGPTPLSTGDDPVPASDVNIVGRLLSDPKALKNAKGASKIRIVPA
- a CDS encoding ABC transporter permease; the protein is MTGITTSVAVLFSVLSFNRGFERGLERELERTGIHFMIVPSGCPHEVASLVLHGAVIPKFLDLKVMEHLRNVREIELASPFLVGQIPNPEKGRIDLIYGLEMKHLRRLKPSWKVIGSIPESDNEVIIGAEIASHDRINIGDIINYPSVKRTFRVAGILERTGGQDDAFIYMPLKSAQDLFNRPEGSTAIGVRVSDPANLNKVIEELSRDIPGIQIVTMGQVMNSLSSLASSGKVLSLSMAVIAILISASGVMNSILMSVFERTQEIGMMRAVGASRFDIFRIILKETVILTLTGGITGIFLANIGSGIIEFFVRKFIPYVPSGSMISFEPELAALCIFFSLFTGILSGFYPAWKASKITPIEAIRG
- a CDS encoding ABC transporter ATP-binding protein; its protein translation is MIELKGVYKTYRRGAEDVHALKGIDLTVSKGEFISIVGPSGSGKTTLLHLMGCLDKPTKGIIKIDGLEIEGLQESALVEIRRKKIGFVFQQFYLIPGLSVFDNVTLPLLFSRKKVDRAKIISLLELVGLDRKSDRLPNQLSGGEMQRVAIARALVNDPEIILADEPSGNLDSENSEKIFSVLKSLNDRGFTVVLITHNPELAKRADRVVRLKDGLIQVDTL
- a CDS encoding HAD hydrolase family protein, whose amino-acid sequence is MFELDIPGFGILRLEHLVSDFTGTLSVDGRLIPGVKERLNELSEHLKIHILTADTFGRAKEELKDINCEVHILKGEDHDIQKEEYVKKLGPERVIAFGNGNNDTRMLKTARLGVAVIIDEGCSGDAMRSADIIVKSITDGLDLLLNPKRLKATLRF
- a CDS encoding nucleotidyltransferase domain-containing protein; protein product: MTLPEIFKKYKVKLAYIFGSQKEKGMLFLKGRYVLPEKGTDLDIGVVFDGLPEKKSETYGELYADLTEFFEPFNIDLVFLEETSSLFQYEAIKGEILYYEDELFVDDYEEKIMKKASDLSFKKTEFERDFFEAVRDGYFELENR
- a CDS encoding DUF86 domain-containing protein gives rise to the protein MVISSLRTDKIEKNLHLIQEFILGMKELSRLSLEEFLSDKRNPAAAESYLRRALETIFDTCRHILAKSYGFKELEYKEIAKKFGEKIISDKDYSRILIKMAGYRNRMVHMYHEVSAEELYEIIKNNLSDIERFITEVTRFLEHYKKGKG
- a CDS encoding ABC transporter substrate-binding protein/permease, encoding MRTQIRVTIFSFFLFLSFHPLCHASTLEEIKARGYLLWGSDAEGGAPYVFPHPEDPSRLIGFEVDIAEAIARELGVKQKMVQNAWDSLIPGLERGDYDIAMNGIEITPDRARRILFSIPYYVYTEQLVVRADNKEINSLSDLKGKKVGTLSGAVAHRMLEEIGGVKIVVYSGVVEPYEDLALGRLDAVFLDLPIAAYYAKPDRRLRYAGEPVGEGFYGIAIRKEDRELKEAIDSALRKLIRTGELKRIYEKWDMWNSAQXKLYTMAEESYPELETMKEAPLSRFIPNLLKGAGLTIVISVISMALAIVFGLILTIIRLYGGTPLSSFATAYIEVYRGTPLLIQLYILYYGLPNIGISLSPFTAAVLGLGMNYAAYEAELYRAGINAVSKGQMEAALSLGMTRGLALKRIVLPQAFRIALPGVTNDFIALFKDSSLVSVIAMVELTKTYTILAANTLRFFELGLIVAILYFGMSYPLSILARRLEERLKGKNRSRKWSS
- a CDS encoding amino acid ABC transporter ATP-binding protein is translated as MELIRIIDLYKYYGEVPVLKGINLSVKKGEAIAIIGPSGSGKSTLLRCINGLELFQRGEVIVDGIELHSINKKRPSAQDREAMQKVRLLAGMVFQQFNLFPHMTVLENIIEAPVRVLKINREEATEYAISLLKRVGLQEKLKRYPDELSGGEQQRVAIVRALAMRPEVMLFDEPTSSLDPEMVGEVLSVIKDLIYEGLTTLISTHEMDFAKDVADRVVVLDRGEIIEEGDPEKIFTDPSQERTRLFLSRILRK